One Amphiprion ocellaris isolate individual 3 ecotype Okinawa chromosome 5, ASM2253959v1, whole genome shotgun sequence genomic region harbors:
- the LOC111563745 gene encoding plasma membrane calcium-transporting ATPase 3-like, which yields MTNNTADDPPGNSVAKGNHDGDYGVSMMELRSLMELRGDEAVNKIRDTYGDVHGICRRLKTSSVQGLAGSTSDLEKRHTAFGKNLIPPKKPKTFLLLVWEALQDVTLIILEIAAIISLGLSFYKPPGGNNETCGEAAGGAESEDEAHGGWIEGAAILFSVIIVVLVTAFNDWSKEKQFRKLQSRIEQEQKFTVIRRGQVIQISVAEIVVGDIAQIKYGDLLPADGILIQGNDLKTDESSLTGESDQVQKSAEKDPMLLSGTHVMEGSGKMVVTAVGLNSQTGIIFTLLGAGENDEEEKVKKTKTQDDIAVEIQLLKSEEAAELEEEEETKPKVNQALVTKKDKSVLQGKLTRLAVQIGKTGLIMSALTVIILTLYFLIDTFGIQRLTWKSECTPIYIQYFVKFLIIGVTVLVVAVPEGLPLAVTISLAYSVKKMMKDNNLVRHLDACETMGNATAICTDKTGTLTMNRMTVVQAYIGDRHYKTIPKPTVIRPETLEMLVSSISINSAYTTKILPPEKEGWLPRHVGNKTECALLGLVLDMKRDYQPIRDKVPEEEFYKVYTFNSSRKSMSTVLRNANGGYRMYSKGASEIVLQKCSHILDAQGQPRIFKSKDCEEMVRNVIEPMACDGLRTICVAYRDFPAENGEPQWGNENKVLNELTCIAVVGIEDPVRPEVPEAITKCQRAGITVRMVTGDNISTARAIATKCGILTPGEDFLCLEGKEFNQLIRNEKGEVEQERLDEVWPKLRVLARSSPTDKHTLVKGIIDSTVGETREVVAVTGDGTNDGPALKTADVGFAMGIAGTDVAKEASDIILTDDNFNSIVKAIMWGRNVYDSISKFLQFQLTVNVVAVIVAFTGACITQDSPLKAVQMLWVNLIMDTLASLALATEQPTESLLLREPYGRDKPLISTTMMKNILGHAVYQLVIVFTLLFAGEKLFNINSGRNAPLHSPPSVHYTIVFNAFVMMQLFNEINARKIHGERNVFEGVHKNLIFCSVVLGTFFLQIIIVEFGGEPFSCKPLTIIQWVWCVLIGAGELLWGQLISDIPVHHLKFLKVAGQGIKKKDIHKEELTKGANEIDDAEMELRRGHVLWVRGLNRIQTQMDVVNTFQKAQAVVPSARLRQVLVANKHNDAIPTTTAAP from the exons GTCTGGCTGGTAGCACAAGTGATTTGGAAAAACGCCACACGGCTTTTGGAAAGAACTTAATCCCCCCAAAGAAGCCCAAGACATTCCTGCTGCTGGTGTGGGAGGCTCTGCAGGATGTCACACTCATCATCCTGGAAATCGCTGCAATCATCTCGCTCGGCCTGTCCTTCTACAAGCCACCAGGGGGCAACAATGAAA CATGCGGGGAGGCTGCAGGTGGCGCGGAGAGTGAGGACGAGGCCCATGGCGGCTGGATCGAGGGCGCCGCCATCCTGTTCTCAGTCATCATCGTTGTCCTGGTGACGGCCTTCAACGATTGGtccaaagaaaagcagttccGCAAACTTCAGAGTCGCATCGAACAAGAACAAAAATTCACAGTCATCCGCAGAGGACAGGTTATCCAGATCTCTGTGGCGGAGATCGTGGTGGGAGACATCGCTCAGATCAAATACG GAGacctgctgcctgctgatggGATCCTGATCCAAGGCAACGACCTCAAAACGGATGAGAGCTCACTGACTGGAGAGTCTGACCAGGTTCAGAAGTCAGCAGAGAAGGACCCAATGCTGCTGTCCG GGACCCATGTGATGGAGGGATCAGGCAAGATGGTGGTGACAGCTGTTGGCCTCAACTCTCAAACTGGCATCATCTTTACTCTCCTGGGTGCTGGCGAGAATGACGAAGAGGAGAAGGTCAAGAAAA CCAAGACCCAGGATGACATCGCAGTGGAGATCCAGCTGCTGAAGAGTGAGGAGGCCGCCgagttggaggaggaggaggagaccaaACCAAAGGTCAACCAGGCCCTCGTGACCAAGAAGGACAAATCTGTGCTGCAGGGCAAACTGACCAGGCTGGCTGTTCAGATCGGGAAAACCG GTCTGATCATGTCGGCTCTGACCGTCATTATCCTCACCCTCTACTTTCTGATTGACACTTTTGGGATCCAGCGTCTGACCTGGAAGTCCGAGTGCACCCCCATTTACATCCAGTATTTTGTCAAGTTCCTTATCATCGGTGTGACGGTGCTGGTGGTGGCTGTTCCTGAGGGGCTGCCGCTCGCCGTCACCATCTCTCTAGCCTACTCTGTCAAG aaaatgatgaaagatAACAACCTGGTGCGTCACTTGGATGCCTGTGAGACCATGGGCAACGCCACGGCTATTTGCACTGACAAGACAGGTACACTGACCATGAACCGCATGACGGTGGTGCAGGCCTACATTGGCGATAGACACTACAAGACCATCCCCAAACCCACCGTCATCAGACCAGAGACCTTGGAAATGTTGGTCAGCAGCATCTCCATCAACTCAGCGTACACCACCAAGATCTTG CCTCCGGAGAAAGAGGGCTGGCTGCCTCGCCACGTGGGCAACAAGACAGAGTGCGCTTTGCTGGGCCTGGTGCTTGATATGAAGAGGGACTACCAGCCGATCAGAGACAAGGTGCCCGAAGAAGAGTTCTACAAGGTTTACACCTTCAATTCCTCACGCAAGTCCATGAGCACTGTGCTGAGGAACGCCAACGGTGGCTACCGCATGTACAGCAAAGGAGCGTCAGAGATCGTCCTGCAGAA ATGCTCTCATATCCTGGATGCCCAGGGTCAGCCTCGTATCTTCAAGTCGAAGGACTGTGAGGAGATGGTGCGAAATGTGATCGAGCCGATGGCCTGCGATGGGCTGAGGACCATCTGCGTGGCCTACAGAGACTTTCCTGCTGAAAACGGAGAGCCACAATGGGGCAATGAGAATAAGGTCCTGAATGAGCTCACCTGTATCGCCGTGGTCGGCATCGAAGACCCCGTCAGACCTGAG GTACCTGAAGCCATCACCAAGTGTCAGCGTGCAGGAATCACTGTTCGTATGGTGACTGGAGACAACATCAGCACTGCCCGAGCCATTGCAACCAAGTGTGGCATCCTGACACCCGGAGAGGACTTCCTCTGTCTGGAGGGCAAAGAGTTCAACCAGCTGATCAGAAATGAAAAAGGAGAG GTGGAGCAGGAGCGTCTGGACGAAGTTTGGCCCAAACTGCGAGTTCTGGCTCGTTCATCTCCAACAGATAAACACACTCTGGTCAAAG GCATCATTGACAGCACAGTGGGTGAAACCCGAGAGGTGGTAGCAGTGACAGGAGACGGCACCAACGACGGCCCGGCCCTCAAGACAGCTGATGTTGGCTTTGCCATG GGAATCGCTGGCACAGATGTAGCCAAAGAAGCATCTGATATCATCCTGACTGACGACAACTTCAACAGTATTGTCAAGGCCATCATGTGGGGGAGAAACGTTTACGACAGCATCTCCAAGTTCCTCCAGTTCCAGCTGACCGTCAACGTGGTGGCCGTGATTGTGGCGTTCACCGGCGCCTGCATCACACAG GACTCTCCCCTGAAGGCCGTTCAGATGCTGTGGGTCAACCTCATCATGGACACTCTGGCCTCTCTAGCTCTGGCCACTGAGCAACCCACCGAGTCTCTTCTGCTGCGCGAACCATATGGCCGTGACAAACCTCTCATCTCCACAACCATGATGAAGAACATCCTGGGCCATGCTGTGTACCAGTTGGTCATCGTCTTTACCCTGCTCTTTGCTG GTGAGAAATTGTTCAATATCAACAGTGGCCGCAATGCTCCCCTGCACTCCCCACCATCGGTCCACTACACCATTGTGTTCAACGCATTTGTCATGATGCAGCTTTTCAACGAAATCAACGCCAGGAAGATCCACGGAGAGAGGAACGTGTTCGAGGGCGTCCACAAGAACCTCATCTTCTGCAGTGTTGTACTAGGAACCTTCTTCCTGCAG ATCATCATTGTTGAGTTTGGAGGGGAGCCATTCTCCTGCAAGCCTCTGACCATCATACAGTGGGTGTGGTGTGTGCTCATCGGTGCGGGGGAGCTGCTATGGGGACAG CTGATCTCGGACATCCCAGTGCACCACCTGAAGTTCCTAAAAGTGGCGGGTCAAGGTATCAAAAAGAAAGACATCCACAAGGAGGAGCTGACGAAGGGCGCCAATGAGATTGACGATGCCGAGATGGAGCTGAGGAGAGGCCATGTCCTCTGGGTCAGAGGCCTGAACCGCATCCAGACTCAG ATGGATGTGGTCAATACTTTCCAGAAGGCTCAGGCGGTGGTGCCCAGTGCCCGGCTCCGCCAGGTGCTCGTTGCCAACAAGCACAATGACGCCATCCCCACCACCACTGCTGCCCCTTAG